In the genome of Podospora pseudocomata strain CBS 415.72m chromosome 2 map unlocalized CBS415.72m_2.2, whole genome shotgun sequence, one region contains:
- a CDS encoding uncharacterized protein (COG:U; EggNog:ENOG503NYWF), with protein sequence MTVGLTEDRLGPGADDGSGSSTTSATITATEQTPLLASDTSSVTIARHISLERESTVHNEPSEEDEHPPLGWKRGTAIILSMWALIFLQAANMSGISTTQSSIAEDLDAYQNAMWFTSSYMISVSSTAPLVGRLSMIFSPGVMVLICSTWFAIGAVIVSVAPTFGVFILGRVLCGVGSGGIMTLCMILVIQLTSKKKRGLWIGLVNAGFTIGVSTGAVVFGALLPVIGWRLLFGSQAPLSFLAGLGVFLSIPHRPSTHHSRDKSLLTKLSSIDYLGALTLTATITSLLYALSTYTRAPLALSLLSLSLFLLIESRHPDPIIPLPILSSRGVLLSCLSQLGFMASRWTVLFYAPIFILAVRGLSPALAGSVLIPTNLGFGIGGLLVGWLHIKRSGSFWLPCLLSLFIFGCSLFELSFVSNHETRYGVYIAVVFINGLCTGAAVNYTLAHLLHLAPAKDHFIVTGLLATFRGFAGSFGTGIGGGVFNRVLRGSLTRGFLELGHGELTERREKLVTVLVGSPAAVWQEGVLSKMERGVAVGGYEMALRKLYMGAAGVTVVVLILQWATGWKGVEDETKTDEEGIREAVVEADPAMEA encoded by the exons ATGACAGTCGGTCTCACCGAGGACCGTCTTGGGCCCGGTGCTGACGACGGGTCCGGcagctccaccacctcagcaACCATCACCGCTACCGAACAAACACCCCTTCTCGCGTCCGACACATCCTCAGTCACCATCGCCCGTCACATCTCCCTTGAACGAGAGTCAACAGTCCATAATGAGCCCTCAGAGGAAGATGAACACCCTCCCCTGGGCTGGAAAAGAGGCACAGCCATCATCTTGTCCATGTGGGCTCTTATCTTCCtccaagcagccaacatgTCTGGCATCAGCACCACTCAATCTTCCATTGCTGAGGACCTGGATGCCTACCAAAACGCCATGTGGTTTACGTCTTCGTACATGATTAGCGTGTCCTCCACCGCTCCTCTTGTTGGTCGTCTGTCCATGATATTTTCgccgggggtgatggtgctcATATGCTCGACGTGGTTTGCCATTGGGGCGGTTATTGTTTCGGTTGCGCCTACATTCGGGGTGTTTATCCTAGGCAGAgtgttgtgtggtgttgggagcGGTGGGATCATGACACTGTGTATGATCCTGGTCATCCAGCTCACctccaagaagaaaagggggctgTGGATCGGACTAGTAAACGCGGGCTTCACCATAGGAGTCTCAACAGGCGCAGTGGTATTCGGTGCACTCCTCCCAGTCATAGGATGG cgcCTCCTCTTCGGATCTCaagcccccctctccttcctcgccggcctGGGCGTATTCCTCAGcatcccccaccgcccctcCACTCACCACTCCCGCGAcaaatccctcctcaccaaactCTCCAGCATCGACTACCTCGgcgccctcaccctcaccgccaccatcacctctctGTTATACGCCCTCTCAACCTACACCCGTGCCCCCCTAGCTctatccctcctctccctctccctcttcctacTAATCGAATCCCGCCACCCcgaccccatcatccccctccccatcctctcctcccgcggCGTCTTACTATCTTGCCTCTCCCAACTAGGCTTCATGGCCTCGCGGTGGACAGTCCTCTTCTAcgcccccatcttcatcctgGCCGTCCGCGGcctctcccccgccctcgccggctccgtcctcatccccaccaacctcggcTTCGGCATCGGGGGTCTGCTCGTAGGCTGGCTGCACATCAAGCGCTCCGGCTCCTTCTGGCTGCCCTGCCTCTTATCCCTCTTCATCTTTGGCTGCTCCCTCTTTGAACTCTCGTTCGTGAGCAACCACGAGACGAGATACGGGGTTTATATCGCCGTGGTCTTCATCAACGGGTTGTGTACCGGCGCAGCGGTGAACTACACGCTCGCTCACCTGTTGCATCTCGCACCGGCAAAGGACCATTTTATCGTTACAGGTTTGCTGGCTACGTTTAGGGGTTTCGCGGGGAGTTTTGGGACGGGGATTGGGGGCGGGGTTTTCAACCGGGTTCTGAGAGGTAGTTTAACACGGGGCTTTCTGGAGCTGGGGCATGGGGAGTTGACGGAGCGGAGGGAGAAGTTGGTTACCGTTTTGGTGGGCAGTCCGGCCGCTGTCTGGCAAGAAGGGGTACTCAGCAAGATGGAACGGGGGGTTGCTGTGGGCGGGTATGAGATGGCGCTGAGAAAGTTGTACATGGGTGCCGCTggggtgacggtggtggtgttgattttGCAGTGGGCCACAGgctggaagggggtggaagacgagacaaagacagatgaggaggggattAGAGAGGCCGTGGTGGAGGCTGATCCCGCCATGGAGGCTTAA
- the URA4 gene encoding dihydroorotase (COG:F; MEROPS:MER0061068; BUSCO:EOG092649QJ; EggNog:ENOG503NU7X) gives MPSAKLSHDSPLTPHPPHLQPHFSVSLFHLHNSLFFIGIALFFKPHTPTHNPDITAKMKDTYTLPSAADMHVHLRNAPGPIASLVTPTIRPAGVDTVFVMPNLAPVPVTSVDAALEYKSALEAIDPSVNYLMSLYLHSSITPEEIAKAKKAGIAGVKAYPKGATTNSQWGVVSFEPFDEVLKAMEKEGIVLNLHGEVPSDSREGVTVMNAESRFLPTLRSLVGKYPKLKIVLEHCTTGEAVEAVREFGEDVVGTITAHHLSLLVDDWSANVHHYCKPSAKSPEDRRALLQAVVSSKGKFFLGTDSAPHDISSKKGKGNTAAGVFTQPYALGYVLKALEEGIARGDISDSDVTDGALAGFFSSYGRKFYGLPPSDKKILLKKDGATVEESLKSEQAEIVPYRAGEKIWSVEWL, from the exons ATGCCTTCCGCCAAGCTATCTCACGACTCACCTCTCACtccacaccctccccatcttcaacctcactTTTCCGTTTCACTTTTCCACTTACACAACTCACTATTTTTCATTGGAATAGCCCTTTTCTTCAAGCCACACACCCCAACTCATAACCCCGACATCACCGCCAAAATGAAAGACACctacaccctcccctcagcaGCGGACATGCACGTCCACCTCCGCAACGCCCCAGGCCCCATCGCCTCCCTCGTCACGCCCACCATCCGCCCAGCCGGCGTCGACACCGTCTTCGTCATGCCCAACCTCGCCCCTGTCCCCGTCACCTCTGTTGACGCTGCTCTCGAGTACAAGTCCGCCTTGGAAGCCATCGACCCAAGCGTCAATTACCTCATGTCTTTGTACCTCcactcctccatcacccccgaggagattgccaaggccaagaaggctggcATTGCTGGTGTGAAGGCTTACCCCAAGGGAGCGACTACCAACAGCCAATGGGGTGTCGTGAGCTTTGAGCCTTTTGACGAGGTGCTCAAGGCTATGGAGAAGGAAGGCATTGTGCTGAACTTGCACGGGGAGGTGCCGAGTGATAGCAGGGAGGGGGTTACGGTGATGAATGCGGAGAGCAGGTTCTTGCCTACGCTGAGGAGCTTGGTGGGCAAGTACCCCAAGTTGAAGATTGTGTTGGAGCATTGCACTActggggaggcggtggaggctgtgagggagtttggggaggatgttgtgGGGACTATT ACTGCTCATCACTTGAGCTTGCTGGTGGATGACTGGTCCGCCAATGTGCACCACTACTGCAAGCCCTCTGCCAAGTCCCCCGAGGACCGTCGGGCTCTTCTTCAGGCTGTTGTGTCCTCCAAGGGGAAGTTCTTCCTTGGTACTGACAGTGCTC CCCACGATATCTCCtccaagaagggcaagggcaacaccgccgccggtgTCTTCACCCAGCCTTACGCCCTCGGCTACGTCCTCAAGGCTCTTGAGGAGGGCATCGCCCGCGGTGACATTTCCGACTCGGACGTCACTGACGGAGCTTTGGCCGGTTTTTTCTCCTCCTATGGCCGCAAGTTCTACGGCTTGCCTCCTTCTGACAAGAAGATCTTGCTGAAGAAGGATGGTGCCACTGTTGAGGAGAGCTTGAAGAGCGAGCAGGCTGAGATTGTGCCGTATCGTGCTGGCGAGAAGATTTGGAGTGTGGAGTGGCTTTGA
- the RPL5 gene encoding 60S ribosomal protein L5 (EggNog:ENOG503NU2R; BUSCO:EOG0926419M; COG:J), translating into MAFHKLVKNSAYYSRFQTKYKRRREGKTDYYARKRLITQAKNKYNAPKYRLVVRFSNRDIITQIVTSEITGDKIFAAAYSHELRAYGIEHGLTNWAAAYATGLLLARRVLKKLGLDEQFAGVEEADGEYTLTEATETDDGERRPFKAFLDVGLSRTSTGARVFGVMKGASDGGILVPHSENRFPGFDMESEELDAETLKKYIFGGHVAEYMETLADDDEERYKGQFVKYIEDDLEADSLEDLYAEAHKAIREDPFKKYESDAPKKTKEEWKAESKKYRQSKLTHEQRKAGVQERIAALLQE; encoded by the exons ATG GCCTTCCACAAGCTTGTGAAGAACAGCGCGTACTACAG CCGCTTCCAGACCAAGTACAAGCGcagaagagagggaaagacCGACTACTATGCTCGCAAGCGCCTGATCACCCAAGCCAAGAACAAGTACAACGCCCCCAAGTACAGACTCGTTGTCCGCTTCTCCAACcgcgacatcatcacccagaTCGTCACCTCTGAGATCACCGGTGACAAGATCTTCGCTGCCGCCTACTCCCACGAGCTCCGCGCCTATGGCATCGAGCACGGTCTTACCAACTGGGCCGCTGCCTACGCCACtggtctcctcctcgcccgccgCGTCTTGAAGAAGCTCGGCCTCGATGAGCAGTTCgccggtgttgaggaggccGATGGTGAGTACACTCTCACCGAGGCCACCGAGACCGACGATGGTGAGCGCCGCCCCTTCAAGGCCTTCCTTGATGTCGGTCTCTCCCGCACCTCCACCGGTGCCCGTGTCTTCGGTGTCATGAAGGGTGCCTCCGACGGTGGTATCCTCGTCCCCCACTCCGAGAACCGCTTCCCCGGTTTCGACATGGAGTCCGAGGAGCTCGATGCCGAGACCCTCAAGAAGTACATCTTCGGCGGTCACGTCGCTGAGTACATGGAGACCCtcgccgacgacgatgaggagcGCTACAAGGGTCAGTTCGTCAAGTACATCGAGGACGACCTTGAGGCCGACTCCCTCGAGGACCTCTATGCCGAGGCCCACAAGGCTATCCGCGAGGACCCCTTCAAGAAGTACGAGTCCGACGCgcccaagaagaccaaggaggagtggaaggcCGAGTCCAAGAAGTACCGCCAGTCCAAGCTCACCCACGAGCAGCGCAAGGCTGGTGTCCAGGAGCGCATTGCCGCCCTTCTTCAGGAATAA
- the MCM2 gene encoding MCM DNA helicase complex subunit (EggNog:ENOG503NVM8; COG:L), with protein sequence MSSPLRDNPSSANRGAPARGNRKRSRTNGEDAPSSIAGASSPALPSSPPAFHTIAHGADDDDEVEEDVEIPDDLDDLDEAAEDDVDLFRDGFEQDYRSREDDRYEGIDLDDEGDYDAMNLGDRRRLEAQLNRRDREVARRQRLPAAFLPGEEDGDIDLSAQPRRRRHRYDEDPDEDMDGDIMDEELSLEALHDVKASSLTDWVSQQAVQRTIKREFKAFLTEYIDDSGSSVYGNRIRTLGEVNAETLEVSYEHLSTSKAILAYFLANAPAEMLKLFDEVAMDVVLLHYPDYERIHAEIHVRVFDLPVHYTLRQLRQSHLNCLVRVSGVVTRRSGVFPQLKYVKFDCTKCGVTLGPFQQESNVEVKVSYCQSCQSRGPFTLNSEKTVYRNYQKLTLQESPGTVPAGRLPRHREVILLWDLIDKAKPGEEIEVTGIYRNSYDAQLNNRNGFPVFATILEANNIIKSHDQLAGFRMTDEDEHEIRRLSKDPHIVDKIINSIAPSIYGHTDIKTAVALSLFGGVAKVTTGGHRVRGDINVLLLGDPGTAKSQVLKYVEKTAHRAVFATGQGASAVGLTASVRRDPLTSEWTLEGGALVLADKGTCLIDEFDKMNDQDRTSIHEAMEQQTISISKAGIVTTLQARCGIIAAANPIGGRYNSSIPFSANVELTEPILSRFDILCVVRDTVEPEEDERLAKFIVGSHSRSHPLSQSQAANTQNGGQSMEVEHDSAQQETQQNGIKKEDQIPQELLRKYILYAREKCSPKLYHIDEDKVARLFADMRRESLATGAYPITVRHLEAIIRIAEAFCKMRLSEYCSAQDIDRAIAVTVESFVGSQKVSCKKALARAFAKYTLARPGATNGTQSQGRRGRTAVKA encoded by the exons ATGAG CTCCCCACTTCGTGATAACCCGTCCTCCGCCAACCGTGGCGCACCAGCCCGGGGAAACAGAAAGCGCTCACGCACTAATGGTGAAGATGCGCCTTCTTCCATTGCGGGCGCCTCCAGCCCCGccctgccctcctcccccccggccTTCCACACCATCGCCCATggcgccgacgacgacgacgaggttgaggaagatgttgaGATCCCGGATGATCTCGACGATTTGGATGAAgccgccgaggatgatgtggaCCTGTTCAGGGATGGCTTTGAGCAAGATTACCGCAGCAGGGAGGACGATCGATATGAGGGCATTGATCTTGACGACGAGGGCGACTACGACGCCATGAATCTTGGTGACAGGCGACGTCTCGAGGCCCAACTTAACCGCAGAGATCGAGAGGTTGCCAGGCGGCAACGCCTCCCTGCCGCTTTCCTTCCTGGTGAAGAAGACGGCGATATCGATCTCTCAGCCCAGCCTCGCCGTCGCAGACATCGCTACGATGAGGACCctgatgaggatatggatGGTGATATCATGGATGAGGAGCTCTCACTCGAGGCCCTCCATGATGTCAAAGCTTCCAGTCTGACAGACTGGGTGTCCCAACAAGCCGTCCAGCGCACAATCAAGAGAGAGTTCAAGGCCTTCCTCACAGAGTACATCGATGATAGCGGCTCGTCAGTTTACGGCAACCGCATCAGAACTCTTGGTGAGGTGAACGCTGAGACTCTCGAGGTTTCTTATGAGCACCTCTCCACTTCTAAGGCCATCTTGGCCTACTTCTTGGCCAACGCTCCTGCCGAGATGCTCAAGCTGTTCGACGAGGTTGCTATGGATGTCGTTCTGCTGCATTACCCTGATTACGAGCGTATCCACGCCGAGATTCACGTCCGCGTTTTTGACCTTCCCGTTCACTACACCCTTCGCCAGCTTCGCCAGTCTCACCTCAACTGCCTTGTGCGTGTGAGCGGTGTGGTGACGAGAAGATCCGGCGTCTTCCCTCAGCTCAAGTACGTCAAGTTTGACTGCACCAAGTGCGGTGTCACACTCGGTCCCTTCCAGCAAGAGTCCAATGTCGAAGTCAAGGTGTCATACTGCCAGAGCTGCCAGTCTCGCGgccccttcaccctcaactCGGAGAAGACCGTCTACAGAAACTATCAAAAGCTCACCCTCCAAGAATCGCCCGGCACAGTCCCTGCCGGTCGTCTTCCCCGTCACCGTGAGGTTATTCTCCTTTGGGATCTCATCGACAAGGCCAAGCCCGGTGAGGAGATCGAGGTGACCGGTATCTACCGCAATAGCTACGATGCCCAGCTCAACAACCGCAACGGCTTCCCGGTCTTTGCCACTATCCTCGaggccaacaacatcatcaaatCTCATGATCAGCTCGCTGGTTTCCGCATGACAGATGAAGACGAACATGAGATCCGTCGCCTGTCCAAGGATCCCCACATTGTAGACAAGATTATCAACTCTATTGCCCCAAGCATTTACGGGCACACCGACATCAAAACCGCTGTCGCACTGTCTCTCTTTGGAGGTGTAGCCAAGGTTACCACGGGCGGTCACCGTGTCAGAGGAGACATCAATGTGTTGCTGCTCGGCGACCCAGGTACCGCCAAGTCCCAAGTTCTCAAGTATGTCGAAAAGACCGCCCACCGTGCCGTCTTTGCCACCGGTCAGGGTGCCTCCGCAGTCGGTCTGACAGCCTCGGTCCGCCGCGACCCTCTCACCAGCGAGTGGACGTTGGAAGGCGGCGCCCTTGTCCTGGCAGACAAGGGAACCTGCCTGATCGACGAGTTCGACAAGATGAACGACCAGGACAGAACATCCATCCACGAAGCCATGGAGCAACAGACCATTTCCATCTCCAAGGCTGGTATCGTGACTACCCTGCAGGCTAGGTGCGGCATCattgccgccgccaaccccaTTGGCGGGCGATACAACTCTTCCATCCCCTTCAGCGCCAACGTCGAACTCACCGAGCCGATTCTGTCCCGTTTTGACATTTTGTGCGTGGTGAGGGACACGGtcgagccggaggaggacgaaaGGCTGGCCAAGTTTATTGTTGGGTCACACTCGAGAAGTCATCCGCTGTCCCAGTCGCAGGCGGCTAACACCCAGAATGGCGGGCAGTCGATGGAGGTGGAGCATGATTCTGCCCAGCAAGAGACGCAGCAGAATgggatcaagaaggaggaccAGATCCCGCAGGAGCTGCTGAGGAAGTACATCTTGTACGCGAGGGAGAAGTGCTCGCCCAAGCTGTATCACATTGATGAGGACAaggtggcgaggttgtttGCTGacatgaggagggagagtttGGCGACGGGGGCTTATCCTATTACT GTCCGTCATCTGGAGGCTATCATCCGTATTGCGGAAGCTTTCTGCAAGATGAGGTTGAGCGAGTACTGCTCTGCGCAGGATATTGACCGGGCGATTGCCGTCACGGTGGAGAGTTTTGTGGGGAGTCAGAAGGTCAGCTGCAAGAAAGCGCTGGCGAGGGCTTTTGCAAAGTATACGCTTGCTCGGCCGGGGGCTACGAACGGGACGCAGTcgcaggggaggagggggagaacgGCTGTGAAGGCTTGA
- a CDS encoding uncharacterized protein (COG:S; EggNog:ENOG503P0EV; BUSCO:EOG09262E7W) — MDPASAPKSASVADVPEDGGDASVARNKPRSDSIGSHKSSDSQTAADFLRDQMQLEADAREALPYSIENCTNALGPLRQAVFACLTCNPPPANSSDPYNAAGVCYACSVQCHGEHTLVEIFNKRNFTCDCGTTRLPSTSPCNLRLNPETNSKGGVHSQEPDVNNKYNQNFRNRFCGCECDYDPFEQKGTMFQCLGLGTHDTGGCGEDWWHPGCVVGMGPKWFEKMAKEKKPKTEQNKEDGTSAPLPTISEDSEALLTQNGAEEEEEEEDDPPLPPGFPEEDNFEAFLCYKCVEAYPWVKRYAGTEGFLPAVHFKPDGAAEETLPDAPATTDFKTEEPTLKVEEAASTKTEVPAATTTPAAANLDVPQKRKALDDDEDEAGSQTSKRVKNEDESKESPRERSATPSAPPPCKLLSLPPVPPAGKFSLFCKPDFREKLCRCSSCFPLLVPHPQLLEEEETYEPPVSPEASENGSTLGSNSLYERGESALKNVDRVRAIEGVMAYNHLKDKLKPFFQQFAESGQAISAEDIKGYFAKLRGDEEVATADTSAQGKEGGDNRREESGY; from the exons ATGGATCCTGCCTCGGCGCCCAAGTCGGCCTCCGTCGCCGACGTTCctgaggatggaggggatgcTTCAGTCGCGCGCAACAAGCCTCGCAGCGACAGCATAGGGTCGCACAAGTCGAGCGATTCGCAGACTGCCGCCGA TTTCTTGCGCGACCAGATGCAGCTAGAGGCCGATGCGCGCGAGGCTCTTCCTTAT AGCATCGAGAACTGTACCAATGCCCTCGGCCCTCTCCGACAGGCAGTATTTGCTTGCCTCACTTGCAATCCCCCGCCCGCGAACTCGTCCGATCCCTACAATGCCGCCGGCGTCTGCTATGCCTGCTCGGTGCAATGCCATGGCGAGCACACCCTCGTCGAGATCTTCAACAAGCGCAACTTTACCTGCGACTGTGGTACCACGAGACTACCTTCGACAAGCCCTTGCAACCTTCGTCTAAATCCCGAAACCAACTCCAAGGGAGGTGTTCACTCCCAGGAGCCCGATGTGAACAACAAATACAACCAAAACTTTCGCAATCGGTTTTGTGGTTGCGAATGTGACTACGATCCTTTTGAGCAAAAGGGAACCATGTTTCAGTGTTTGGGTCTAGGTACACATGACACAGGAGGCTGTGGCGAGGACTGGTGGCACCCgggttgtgttgttggaatGGGTCCAAAGTGGTTCGAGAAGATGGCcaaagagaagaagccgaagaCAGAGCAGAACAAGGAGGATGGCACCAGTGCCCCATTGCCGACCATCTCGGAAGATTCTGAAGCGCTCCTGACCCAGAACggtgccgaggaagaagaggaggaggaggatgatccCCCACTTCCCCCTGGATTCCCTGAAGAAGACAACTTTGAAGCCTTCTTGTGCTACAAGTGTGTGGAGGCTTACCCTTGGGTCAAGCGATATGCCGGCACCGAAGGATTTCTACCTGCGGTCCACTTCAAGCCTGATGGAGCGGCCGAAGAGACCCTTCCAGATGCTCCTGCCACTACGGACTTCAAGACAGAGGAGCCCACGCTCAaagttgaggaggctgccTCTACCAAAACCGAGGTgcctgctgccaccaccacaccagccGCTGCCAACCTCGATGTTCCCCAGAAGCGCAAAGCCttggacgatgatgaggatgaggcagGTTCTCAGACATCCAAGCGTGTGAAGAATGAAGATGAATCCAAAGAGAGTCCTAGAGAGCGCTCTGCTACACCTTCTGCTCCCCCGCCTTGCAAGCTTTTATCCCTACCCCCAGTGCCCCCCGCAGGCAAATTCTCTCTTTTCTGCAAGCCCGACTTCCGAGAGAAGCTGTGTCGCTGTTCTTCCTGTTTCCCTCTGCTCGTCCCTCATCCCCAGcttcttgaggaagaagagaccTATGAGCCACCTGTGTCACCAGAGGCGTCGGAGAACGGGTCAACATTGGGCAGCAACTCCCTCTATGAGCGGGGAGAATCTGCACTGAAGAATGTTGATAGGGTGAGAGCTATCGAAGGTGTGATGGCGTACAACCATCTCAAGGACAAGTTGAAGCCGTTCTTTCAGCAGTTTGCCGAGAGCGGACAGGCAATCAGTGCCGAGGATATCAAGGGCTACTTTGCGAAACTGAGAGGCGATGAGGAGGTCGCCACTGCGGATACGTCTGCCCAGGGGAAGGAAGGCGGTGACAATcggagggaggagagtggATACTGA
- a CDS encoding uncharacterized protein (EggNog:ENOG503NVUE; COG:S): MEPEEIPVEYILDEIDAMAPVSSTPKPKVLLFDIGGVCVISPFQSILDYELSLGIPPGWVNYSLSKTAPTGFWHRLERGDIPMDASFFDGFNQDLHDPARWKAFYQAQQAKNPALPKEIPPLPKLDGQWLFNDMMKSARAPDPWMFPALKALKASGKFIIAALSNTVIFPSGHDLYQENFMDDPLRSQFDVFVSSAHVGLRKPDPKIYQYALERVNEFAKANAGTARGQAGGWSSGVKTNEITFLDDIGENLKAAKQAGFQTIKVPLGRAYEAVEELEKVTGLSLDGGHPKIPIKPNFKGSKARL, translated from the exons ATGGAACCAGAAGAGATTCCCGTCGAATACATCCTTGACGAAATCGACGCCATGGCACCCGTATCTTCGACTCCCAAGCCAAAGGTTCTCTTATTTGATATTGGGGGTGTTTGT GTCATCTCACCCTTCCAATCCATCCTCGATTACGAGCTGTCACTTGGCATCCCCCCAGGATGGGTCAACtactccctctccaagacTGCTCCTACCGGATTCTGGCACCGCTTAGAAAGAGGCGACATCCCAATGGACGCCTCCTTCTTCGACGGGTTCAACCAAGATCTTCACGACCCGGCCCGGTGGAAGGCATTCTACCAAGCCCAGCAAGCCAAGAACCCTGCTTTGCCAAAAGAgattcctccccttcccaagcTTGATGGGCAATGGTTGTTCAACGACATGATGAAATCTGCTAGGGCACCGGACCCGTGGATGTTCCCAGCCCTGAAGGCTCTTAAAGCCAGCGGCAAGTTCATCATTGCTGCTCTCAGCAACACTGTCATCTTCCCATCAGGCCACGACTTGTATCAGGAGAACTTCATGGACGACCCCCTCCGCAGTCAGTTCGATGTTTTTGTGTCGTCAGCTCATGTTGGACTTCGCAAGCCCGACCCGAAGATTTATCAGTATGCGCTGGAAAGGGTGAATGAGTTTGCGAAGGCGAACGCGGGCACGGCAAGAGGTCAGGCGGGAGGGTGGTCGTCAGGAGTAAAGACAAATGAAATCACGTTTCTGGATGACATTGGAGAGAACTTGAAAGCTGCAAAGCAGGCTGGATTTCagaccatcaaggtgccATTAGGCAGAGCATATGAGGCAGTTGAGGAATTGGAGAAGGTGACTGGGCTGTCGTTGGATGGTGGCCACCCCAAGATTCCCATCAAGCCAAACTTCAAGGGCAGCAAGGCGAGACTCTAG